One part of the Marinobacter sp. M3C genome encodes these proteins:
- a CDS encoding PAS domain-containing methyl-accepting chemotaxis protein, protein MSRIEPLPNFPPKHDQLLVLTDSKGGITYASSAFCRPCGFSEGELKAASFNILRHPKMPKGPLKNLWKTVGKGESWMGMILNRTADGSDWWLDAFVTPITDTDGTVLEYQAIYRIPDAATVQRTEQVYRARSKGKQPLALRTPRIAPSTVQWLVGTSCLTPSLITGMAGQPGLSAALFAMGSAVSLGLLYSLNRPLTRLSNRCRRLVSHPIKQLVYTGNAGIAGQIELAMRLVEVRLEVMVARIRDSGGQIEDNVLQANALLQGSADASEKQQAALSTAATSIEEFTATIREVSENTQQAASLSTRNREAGEDSARSAAAAQESIHALARELEESSQTAEELDQNSQSIGRILDVIVAIAAQTNLLALNAAIEAARAGDSGRGFAVVADEVRSLAKRTQESTNEIQEMITALQEGSRRVVESIEKGKRRSVISVEQVSASAESLQAIVEGIAESDGFNQQIAAASEQQNQTVSQLNQEIHDIHEIAVTTSEQLLDTVKASQAVGYHADRQQLLIKHLMPAETGKATRSL, encoded by the coding sequence ATGTCCCGAATTGAACCTTTGCCAAACTTTCCCCCCAAGCACGACCAGCTACTGGTGCTAACTGACAGCAAAGGCGGAATTACTTACGCAAGTTCAGCATTCTGCAGGCCCTGCGGTTTCTCTGAAGGCGAGCTGAAAGCAGCCTCCTTCAACATACTCAGGCATCCAAAAATGCCCAAGGGCCCGCTCAAGAATCTGTGGAAAACCGTTGGCAAGGGCGAATCGTGGATGGGCATGATCCTCAATCGCACTGCCGATGGGTCTGACTGGTGGCTTGATGCGTTTGTCACGCCCATTACCGACACAGATGGTACCGTTCTTGAGTACCAGGCCATTTACCGGATACCGGATGCCGCCACGGTTCAACGCACCGAGCAGGTGTACCGTGCCCGCAGCAAAGGCAAACAACCCCTGGCCCTGAGAACTCCCAGAATCGCGCCAAGCACCGTGCAATGGCTGGTGGGAACCTCTTGTCTTACCCCATCCCTGATCACAGGCATGGCCGGTCAGCCGGGACTGTCTGCTGCGCTGTTCGCTATGGGCAGCGCTGTTTCCCTTGGCCTGCTGTATAGCCTCAACCGGCCTCTGACCCGACTTTCCAATCGTTGCCGCCGCCTTGTCAGTCACCCGATCAAGCAACTGGTCTATACCGGCAACGCCGGTATAGCGGGGCAGATCGAACTCGCTATGCGACTGGTGGAAGTTCGGCTGGAAGTCATGGTGGCCAGGATTCGTGACAGTGGCGGACAGATTGAAGACAATGTCCTGCAGGCCAACGCGCTGCTTCAGGGAAGTGCAGATGCCTCCGAAAAGCAGCAAGCGGCCCTTTCCACTGCAGCTACGTCCATCGAGGAATTCACGGCAACCATCCGAGAAGTCTCAGAGAATACCCAGCAAGCTGCCAGCCTGAGCACACGCAACCGGGAAGCCGGAGAAGACAGCGCCCGCTCAGCGGCTGCTGCCCAAGAGAGCATTCACGCTCTGGCCCGGGAGCTGGAAGAGTCCAGCCAGACTGCGGAAGAACTGGACCAGAACAGCCAGTCCATTGGCCGGATCCTGGATGTGATCGTCGCTATTGCGGCACAGACCAACCTGCTGGCATTAAACGCAGCGATTGAGGCGGCTCGAGCCGGTGATAGCGGGCGCGGATTTGCGGTGGTTGCGGATGAAGTCCGCTCTCTCGCAAAGCGCACCCAAGAATCCACAAACGAGATTCAGGAGATGATTACCGCCTTGCAGGAGGGCTCCCGGCGAGTGGTCGAATCCATCGAAAAGGGCAAGCGCCGCTCTGTCATCAGCGTCGAGCAGGTGTCCGCGAGTGCTGAATCACTTCAGGCTATTGTGGAGGGCATTGCCGAAAGCGATGGTTTCAACCAACAGATTGCCGCCGCCAGTGAACAGCAAAATCAGACGGTATCGCAACTAAATCAGGAAATTCACGACATTCATGAAATAGCGGTCACAACCAGTGAGCAGCTTCTCGATACCGTCAAGGCTAGCCAGGCGGTCGGCTACCATGCTGACCGACAACAACTCCTTATCAAACACCTGATGCCAGCCGAAACCGGCAAAGCCACCCGATCCCTATAA
- a CDS encoding substrate binding domain-containing protein, with amino-acid sequence MQYYRCCVDIIVLLDDAEQAVREQDAKPKGLLRISLPQNFGQTFIAPLLLEFQRPYPELELEMRFSDRTVDIAGEGFDLAIRVTGEVDDHLIARYLCPIDLVCCASPDYLEKQGTLQVPEDLQNHNCLTYSYAGFGENWVFVRGQERTVVDVSGNVRANNGDVLCQAASQGMGIALLPEFLAKPFAAAGQLRPVLEDYELASFGVYAVYSTTARQVNKIRLLLAFLGERLPSMDVNMPH; translated from the coding sequence TTGCAGTATTACCGGTGTTGTGTCGACATTATCGTTCTCCTGGACGACGCGGAGCAGGCTGTCAGAGAACAGGACGCCAAACCCAAAGGGCTTTTGAGAATTAGCTTGCCCCAAAACTTTGGCCAGACTTTCATAGCGCCGTTGCTGCTCGAATTTCAGCGACCATATCCGGAGCTTGAACTGGAAATGAGATTTAGTGACCGGACCGTGGACATTGCCGGGGAGGGTTTCGATTTGGCAATTCGGGTGACAGGCGAAGTTGACGATCATTTGATTGCACGCTACCTCTGCCCAATCGATCTGGTGTGCTGTGCGTCTCCTGACTATCTGGAAAAACAGGGTACCCTCCAAGTGCCCGAGGATCTTCAAAACCATAACTGCCTCACCTATTCCTACGCCGGATTTGGTGAAAACTGGGTATTTGTTCGCGGCCAGGAACGCACAGTGGTTGATGTCAGTGGTAATGTGCGAGCGAATAACGGCGATGTTCTGTGCCAGGCCGCCAGTCAGGGTATGGGCATAGCACTTCTACCCGAGTTTCTGGCTAAGCCGTTTGCAGCCGCAGGCCAGTTAAGACCGGTACTTGAAGACTATGAACTCGCTTCATTTGGTGTTTACGCGGTTTATTCCACGACCGCGCGCCAAGTAAACAAGATAAGATTACTACTGGCGTTTCTTGGTGAACGCCTTCCGTCTATGGATGTCAATATGCCGCACTAA
- a CDS encoding S-(hydroxymethyl)glutathione dehydrogenase/class III alcohol dehydrogenase, which produces MIKSRAAVAFAANQPLEIVEVDVAPPQEGEVLVRIVATGVCHTDAYTLSGADPEGLFPTILGHEGGGIVEAVGPGVKDLEVGDHVIPLYTAECGECKFCTSGKTNLCGAVRATQGKGVMPDGTSRFSYKGEPIYHYMGCSTFSEYTVLPEISLAKIPKEAPLDKVCLLGCGVTTGIGAVLNTAKVKEGDTVAIFGLGGIGLAAIIGAKMAKAGRIIAVDINPEKFDIAKQLGATDMVNPKDHDKPIQDVIIEMTDGGVDYSFECVGNVQLMRSALECCHKGWGESIIIGVAGAGQEISTRPFQLVTGRVWKGSAFGGVKGRTELPGYVEKAEKGEIPLDVFITHEMPLEDINKAFELMHEGESIRTVIHF; this is translated from the coding sequence GTGATTAAATCCCGTGCCGCCGTGGCTTTTGCTGCCAATCAGCCGCTGGAAATTGTAGAAGTGGATGTCGCACCGCCCCAGGAAGGCGAAGTTCTGGTGCGTATTGTGGCCACCGGTGTGTGCCATACCGACGCCTACACCCTGTCGGGCGCGGACCCGGAAGGCCTGTTCCCGACCATTCTGGGCCACGAAGGTGGCGGCATCGTTGAAGCCGTGGGCCCGGGCGTGAAAGACCTGGAAGTGGGTGATCACGTTATCCCGTTGTATACCGCCGAGTGCGGCGAATGTAAATTCTGCACCTCTGGCAAGACCAATTTGTGTGGCGCCGTGCGCGCAACCCAGGGTAAAGGCGTGATGCCCGATGGCACTTCGCGTTTCAGCTACAAGGGCGAGCCTATTTACCACTACATGGGCTGCTCAACCTTCTCTGAATACACCGTGCTGCCGGAAATTTCGCTGGCTAAAATCCCCAAAGAAGCGCCTTTGGATAAGGTATGCCTGCTGGGTTGTGGTGTAACGACCGGCATTGGTGCTGTGCTCAATACCGCCAAGGTGAAAGAGGGAGATACGGTCGCAATCTTTGGTTTGGGTGGCATTGGCCTGGCCGCGATTATCGGCGCCAAAATGGCCAAAGCCGGGCGCATTATTGCTGTTGACATTAACCCCGAAAAATTCGACATCGCGAAGCAGTTGGGCGCCACCGATATGGTCAATCCGAAAGATCACGACAAGCCTATTCAGGACGTGATCATCGAAATGACCGACGGCGGCGTGGACTATTCCTTTGAATGCGTGGGGAATGTGCAGCTGATGCGTTCTGCGCTGGAGTGCTGCCATAAGGGCTGGGGTGAATCCATCATCATTGGCGTGGCAGGCGCCGGTCAGGAAATCAGCACCCGCCCATTCCAGCTGGTTACCGGCCGGGTCTGGAAAGGCTCTGCTTTTGGTGGCGTAAAAGGCCGTACGGAATTGCCGGGCTATGTGGAGAAGGCAGAGAAAGGGGAGATTCCCCTGGATGTTTTCATTACCCATGAAATGCCGCTCGAAGACATCAATAAGGCGTTTGAGCTGATGCATGAAGGCGAGAGCATCAGGACGGTGATTCATTTCTGA
- a CDS encoding TetR/AcrR family transcriptional regulator: MTTNDTRNLIIQTGADLIGTKGFGATGINGILTVAGVPKGSFYHYFSSKNDFGLAIIDTFAKEYDEKLNQILNDSSRPCVDRLRAYFDTGFDNMTNCDCTRGCLIGNLGQELAGQDEIFRVRLDKVFCAWEKRFERCIAEAQSAGDIDAGIDPSDAASVLLSGWEGAILRSKVVKSTKPMERFVRVFFTQCLGIV; the protein is encoded by the coding sequence ATGACAACGAACGACACACGCAATCTTATTATTCAAACCGGCGCTGACCTTATCGGTACGAAAGGCTTTGGTGCGACCGGCATTAATGGCATCCTGACAGTTGCTGGCGTGCCGAAAGGCTCGTTCTATCACTATTTTAGCAGTAAAAATGACTTCGGCCTTGCAATCATTGACACCTTCGCCAAGGAATACGATGAAAAGCTGAACCAGATTCTTAACGACAGTAGTCGCCCCTGCGTTGACCGCCTGCGGGCCTACTTTGATACCGGCTTTGACAACATGACGAATTGCGACTGCACCCGTGGTTGCCTTATTGGCAATCTGGGACAGGAGCTTGCCGGGCAAGACGAGATATTCCGTGTTCGACTGGACAAGGTGTTCTGTGCTTGGGAAAAGCGTTTTGAACGCTGCATTGCCGAAGCGCAATCTGCCGGCGATATTGATGCGGGTATTGATCCTTCTGATGCTGCCAGCGTATTGCTGTCTGGCTGGGAAGGCGCGATCCTGAGATCCAAAGTTGTGAAATCGACAAAGCCGATGGAACGGTTTGTCCGCGTATTTTTCACCCAGTGCCTCGGCATTGTCTAA
- a CDS encoding alkene reductase: MSNQKLNDPLFQPLTMGDLTLPNRVLMSPLTRSRSSQPGDVPNAMNVHYYKQRASAGLILSEATQISPQGKGYAFTPGIHSPEQVDGWKNITDAVHLAGGRIHMQLWHVGRISRPELQPNGQLPVAPSAIKPEGAKTYISADSGMVDVLEPRALETHEMAGIVEQYRQGALNAQKAGFDGVEVHAANGYLLEQFIKSGSNHRTDEYGGSLENRLRLPLMVIEAVIDVWGKDKVGVRVGPTGSFNGMHDDNPIETFTAFAKHLNDLGIAYLEVVEDSFQGNHASGRPEDIIDAIRAAYKGTYIANGAYTAEEARTRISEGRCDLVTFGRPFIANPDLPERFRQNAPLNEWDDSTFYGGGEHGYTDYPTLQELDISA; this comes from the coding sequence ATGAGCAACCAAAAACTGAATGACCCGTTATTTCAGCCCTTGACTATGGGGGACCTGACACTGCCCAACCGGGTTCTGATGTCTCCACTAACGCGTTCACGCTCAAGCCAACCGGGCGATGTTCCGAATGCCATGAACGTGCATTATTACAAGCAGCGGGCCAGTGCCGGACTGATTCTGAGTGAAGCCACTCAGATATCACCACAGGGCAAGGGTTACGCTTTCACACCGGGCATTCATTCCCCGGAACAAGTTGATGGCTGGAAAAACATTACCGACGCGGTGCATCTTGCCGGTGGCCGTATCCACATGCAGCTGTGGCATGTAGGTCGCATCTCCCGCCCCGAACTGCAGCCGAATGGCCAGTTACCGGTTGCACCGTCTGCCATCAAACCGGAAGGCGCCAAAACCTATATCAGTGCCGATTCCGGCATGGTGGATGTGCTTGAGCCCCGGGCGCTGGAAACCCACGAGATGGCCGGCATTGTCGAACAGTATCGCCAGGGCGCCCTGAACGCACAAAAGGCAGGGTTTGACGGCGTTGAGGTTCACGCCGCCAATGGTTATCTGTTGGAGCAATTCATAAAAAGCGGCAGTAACCACCGCACCGACGAATACGGTGGCTCATTGGAAAATCGCCTGCGCCTGCCGCTGATGGTGATTGAAGCCGTCATTGATGTGTGGGGCAAAGACAAAGTGGGCGTTCGTGTCGGCCCGACCGGCAGCTTTAACGGCATGCACGATGACAACCCCATCGAAACCTTTACGGCCTTTGCCAAACACCTGAACGACTTGGGGATCGCTTATCTTGAGGTGGTAGAAGACTCGTTCCAGGGTAATCACGCCAGCGGTCGCCCGGAAGACATCATCGACGCAATTCGAGCTGCATATAAAGGCACTTACATCGCCAACGGCGCCTATACAGCTGAAGAAGCCCGCACGCGCATTAGCGAAGGCCGTTGCGACCTGGTCACCTTCGGCCGGCCGTTTATTGCCAACCCGGACCTGCCCGAGCGGTTCCGCCAGAACGCACCGCTCAACGAGTGGGATGACAGCACTTTCTACGGTGGCGGTGAACACGGCTATACCGATTACCCAACACTGCAAGAACTCGATATCAGTGCCTGA
- a CDS encoding SDR family oxidoreductase yields the protein MSNTNDPINGKIVIITGASSGLGESTARHLADRGAKLVLAARREDRLKSLAEELEAKGTEVLWQVTDVTDRKQVESLAAATKKKFGRIDVLINNAGLMPLAPLDALKVDEWEQMIDVNIKGVLYGIAAVLPTMREQHSGHVINLSSVAGHKVFPGGAVYCATKYAVRALSEGLRLEAGDEIRSTNISPGAVATELTSTITDPDAAKAAEELYKVAISADSVARAIVYAIEQPHDVDINEIILRPTAQEL from the coding sequence ATGAGCAACACTAACGATCCGATTAATGGCAAGATTGTCATCATCACAGGCGCCAGCAGCGGTTTGGGCGAGTCTACCGCCCGCCACCTGGCCGACCGTGGTGCCAAACTGGTACTGGCAGCCCGCAGGGAAGACCGTCTGAAGTCTTTGGCCGAAGAGCTGGAAGCAAAAGGTACAGAAGTCTTGTGGCAGGTCACCGATGTTACCGATCGCAAACAGGTCGAAAGTCTGGCTGCAGCAACCAAAAAGAAATTTGGCCGTATTGATGTTTTGATCAACAACGCTGGCCTTATGCCCCTGGCGCCGCTGGACGCCCTGAAGGTAGACGAGTGGGAACAGATGATCGACGTCAACATCAAGGGCGTTTTGTATGGTATTGCGGCCGTGCTGCCCACCATGCGCGAGCAACACAGCGGACACGTGATCAACTTGTCCTCGGTAGCCGGGCACAAAGTATTCCCGGGCGGTGCGGTTTACTGCGCAACTAAATACGCAGTCAGAGCCCTGTCTGAAGGCTTGCGCCTAGAAGCCGGTGACGAAATTCGCAGCACCAACATTTCACCGGGTGCAGTAGCCACCGAGCTGACCAGCACCATTACCGATCCCGATGCGGCAAAAGCGGCAGAGGAACTTTACAAGGTCGCGATCAGTGCCGATTCGGTTGCCCGCGCCATTGTCTACGCCATTGAGCAGCCCCATGACGTAGATATCAACGAGATCATCTTGCGTCCTACGGCTCAAGAACTGTAA
- a CDS encoding DASH family cryptochrome → MRTLYWFTRDLRLHDNAALLAASKSDMLLCVYVVEPRWFKPGPLQCKTMGHHRWRFLWQSLIGLERSLRALGQRLHIAWGDPETVIPALAHSHAISRIVRSRQPGTREAVQWQTLQDKLSKIAFTQYETLGLFTESLLPMPLQDLPATFSQFRKLIEKKGDRGPARLRIPTVKMLPPAPGLPDDNRGECPAIQEPTQPSAFSGGEQAGLARLRDFLAGTHAIDTYKETRNALDDWNSSSKFSPWLAHGCLSAREVADSISLYEQQHTSNESTYWLWFEVLWREYFYWYALRHGSELFRRDGVQGKRRSVTFYGHRFKAWCEGNTSYPLVNAAMNQLRETGYISNRSRQLVASCFINELELDWRYGAAWFEQQLIDYDVASNYGNWQYLAGVGADPRGLRRFNLDKQAQQYDPNGTFVERWNGHAEQPVGLHTVDAADWPLS, encoded by the coding sequence TTGCGCACGCTTTATTGGTTTACCAGGGATCTTCGCTTACACGACAACGCCGCCTTGCTGGCAGCGTCCAAGTCGGACATGTTGCTGTGCGTTTACGTTGTGGAACCCCGATGGTTCAAACCCGGGCCGTTGCAGTGCAAAACCATGGGCCACCACCGCTGGCGCTTTTTATGGCAAAGCCTGATTGGGCTAGAACGCAGCCTGCGCGCCTTGGGCCAGCGCCTGCACATTGCCTGGGGCGATCCGGAAACCGTGATTCCTGCGTTGGCCCACAGCCACGCCATCAGCCGAATTGTGCGTTCGCGCCAGCCCGGTACCCGTGAAGCCGTGCAGTGGCAAACTCTTCAGGACAAACTCTCGAAAATTGCGTTCACGCAATACGAAACCCTTGGCCTGTTTACCGAAAGCCTGCTGCCGATGCCCTTGCAGGATTTGCCGGCAACCTTTTCCCAGTTTCGCAAACTGATCGAGAAAAAAGGCGACAGAGGGCCTGCGCGATTGCGCATCCCAACGGTAAAAATGCTGCCGCCAGCACCCGGTTTGCCAGACGATAACCGCGGTGAATGCCCTGCCATTCAGGAACCCACTCAGCCGTCAGCGTTTAGCGGCGGCGAGCAGGCCGGCCTGGCGCGCTTGCGGGATTTTTTAGCGGGCACTCACGCGATCGACACCTACAAAGAAACTCGCAATGCGCTGGACGACTGGAATTCATCCTCCAAGTTCTCGCCCTGGCTTGCCCATGGTTGCCTGTCAGCGCGCGAGGTTGCAGACAGCATCAGCCTGTATGAGCAGCAACACACCAGCAACGAATCCACGTACTGGCTTTGGTTTGAAGTTCTTTGGCGTGAATATTTTTACTGGTATGCATTGCGGCACGGGTCTGAGTTATTTCGCCGTGACGGTGTGCAGGGCAAGCGCCGGTCTGTGACTTTTTATGGCCACCGTTTCAAAGCCTGGTGCGAAGGCAACACTTCTTATCCGCTGGTGAATGCGGCCATGAATCAGCTCCGGGAGACCGGTTACATCAGCAACCGAAGCCGCCAACTGGTCGCTAGCTGCTTTATTAACGAGCTCGAGTTGGACTGGCGCTATGGCGCGGCCTGGTTTGAACAGCAATTGATCGATTATGATGTAGCCAGCAATTACGGGAACTGGCAGTATCTGGCGGGCGTGGGCGCCGATCCTCGCGGCCTGCGGAGATTCAATCTGGACAAGCAAGCCCAGCAATACGACCCGAACGGTACCTTTGTTGAGCGCTGGAACGGCCACGCCGAGCAGCCCGTGGGGCTGCACACCGTTGATGCGGCGGACTGGCCGCTTTCCTGA
- a CDS encoding YkvA family protein, giving the protein MAFISERTARRQLESESDKVKQADIQRLLEKQQAVEEKVKNSGKLDRFTTDIKLMFSLVRDYYNGRYRSIPWKSIAAIVGALIYVLNPLDLIPDLILSIGFVDDVGVVALCLKLVESDLHRYAAWKELQETN; this is encoded by the coding sequence ATGGCATTTATCAGTGAACGCACCGCTCGCAGGCAGCTGGAATCGGAGTCTGACAAAGTCAAACAAGCCGATATTCAACGCCTGTTAGAAAAGCAGCAAGCGGTAGAGGAAAAGGTCAAAAACAGTGGTAAGCTCGACCGGTTCACAACAGATATAAAACTAATGTTTTCGTTGGTGCGAGACTACTATAATGGTCGTTATCGCAGCATACCGTGGAAAAGTATCGCCGCCATTGTTGGCGCATTGATTTACGTGTTAAACCCACTGGACCTGATTCCAGACCTTATTCTATCCATCGGCTTCGTAGACGATGTAGGTGTGGTTGCCTTGTGCCTGAAACTGGTGGAGTCAGACCTGCACCGTTATGCAGCGTGGAAAGAACTGCAAGAAACAAACTGA